A section of the Corynebacterium tuberculostearicum genome encodes:
- a CDS encoding L-lactate permease has translation MFEINTSAVGDSLGLTALVAILPLIAFFIMLLGVKARAHTSGAVALAVSLIIAIAGFSMPVDMALSSAVRGGLFGLLPIVWVIITAIWFYEITVASGRFEDLRKTFDLLGDGDIRIQAILIAFCFGGLLEALAGFGAPVAITATMVMALGVKPLRAATVVLIANTAPVAFGAVGIPVTTAGEVAGRSAEQTHDIAALISLQVLLIAAIVPFLIAFILDGFRGVKETAPAAAVIGISFALAQWLTATFFAYQLTNVIACIVSLGCAFAFLRVWKPKGVKELRERLELPAAESTTDLNGRRIWMALLPYAVVTVVFAVATAAPAIFGFLKLHFAWPLLDDAIVDADGKLMDTSFSFNVFGNPGTLLLLSGIIVAVVYHYFNENGRYSLSFGQPVSAFGDVVSRMKFSALTIILVLALAYTMNYSGQTIAIGEFVSSAGSIFALFAPVLGWIGTAVTGSDTSANALFANLQVAAAERISVNPDLMLAANTAGGVVGKMISPQSLAIAATAINMEGKESVILKNVVGYSVAFLAFVCVIVFLMTNVLGFLVP, from the coding sequence TTGTTCGAAATAAATACCTCTGCTGTGGGTGACAGCCTCGGGCTTACCGCCCTGGTGGCGATTCTCCCGCTCATTGCATTCTTTATCATGCTGCTAGGCGTAAAGGCACGCGCGCATACTTCTGGCGCCGTTGCCCTGGCAGTATCCCTCATTATTGCCATCGCCGGCTTCTCCATGCCGGTAGATATGGCTTTGTCCTCTGCCGTACGCGGCGGGCTGTTCGGGCTCCTGCCCATTGTCTGGGTCATCATTACTGCAATCTGGTTCTATGAAATCACCGTAGCTTCCGGGCGCTTCGAGGACCTGCGCAAGACCTTTGACCTTTTGGGTGACGGCGATATTCGCATCCAGGCTATCCTCATCGCCTTCTGTTTTGGCGGTTTGTTGGAGGCCCTCGCCGGTTTTGGTGCCCCCGTAGCCATTACCGCGACCATGGTCATGGCGCTCGGTGTGAAGCCACTGCGCGCGGCTACAGTAGTTCTGATTGCTAATACCGCTCCGGTTGCTTTTGGCGCGGTTGGCATCCCCGTAACCACTGCTGGCGAGGTAGCCGGTCGCAGCGCCGAGCAAACCCACGACATCGCAGCACTTATCTCCTTGCAGGTGCTGCTCATCGCCGCCATCGTGCCATTCCTCATCGCCTTCATCTTGGATGGCTTCCGCGGTGTCAAGGAAACTGCCCCGGCTGCTGCCGTGATTGGCATTTCCTTCGCGTTGGCTCAGTGGTTGACCGCGACTTTCTTTGCGTACCAGCTCACCAACGTCATCGCCTGCATCGTCTCTTTGGGCTGTGCTTTCGCCTTCCTCCGGGTATGGAAGCCGAAGGGCGTCAAGGAGTTGCGCGAGCGTCTCGAGCTGCCTGCCGCTGAGTCCACCACCGACCTCAACGGACGCCGTATCTGGATGGCGCTGCTTCCCTACGCCGTAGTGACCGTGGTCTTTGCCGTGGCCACCGCCGCCCCAGCCATCTTCGGATTCCTCAAGCTCCACTTTGCCTGGCCTTTGCTTGATGACGCGATTGTCGACGCCGACGGCAAGCTCATGGATACCAGCTTCAGCTTCAATGTCTTTGGCAATCCAGGTACGCTCCTGCTACTCTCGGGCATTATTGTTGCGGTTGTCTACCACTACTTCAATGAAAATGGCCGCTACAGCCTAAGCTTTGGGCAGCCAGTAAGCGCCTTTGGGGACGTAGTCAGCCGCATGAAGTTCTCGGCTCTTACCATCATCCTGGTGCTGGCCTTGGCCTATACGATGAACTACTCCGGCCAGACTATTGCTATTGGTGAGTTCGTCTCTTCTGCCGGCAGCATCTTTGCGCTCTTCGCCCCAGTCCTGGGCTGGATTGGTACCGCGGTTACTGGCTCCGATACGTCTGCTAATGCCCTCTTTGCCAACCTGCAGGTTGCAGCGGCAGAGCGAATCAGCGTGAATCCTGACCTCATGCTCGCGGCCAATACCGCAGGCGGCGTTGTGGGCAAGATGATCTCCCCGCAGTCCCTTGCAATTGCGGCTACCGCCATCAATATGGAGGGCAAGGAATCAGTCATCCTGAAGAACGTAGTGGGCTACTCCGTGGCCTTCCTTGCGTTTGTCTGCGTCATCGTATTCCTGATGACCAACGTCCTAGGATTCCTCGTGCCCTAG